From one Electrophorus electricus isolate fEleEle1 chromosome 20, fEleEle1.pri, whole genome shotgun sequence genomic stretch:
- the rpn1 gene encoding dolichyl-diphosphooligosaccharide--protein glycosyltransferase subunit 1 — translation MQNRGTGFRLPSCLLRLAWLLCAVRADGLVNEEVRRTLDLSTHLAKVSAEVLVANHGASAVQSFTLALESDLAPHLAYIGASVKGDEEEDNSLALKETSIQGRSGTFFQVQLPSALAVGEKLRVKVETVFTHVLHPFPSHITQAEKQLVVFQGNHYLYSPYPTRSQTTRVRLASKTVESYTKLGNPSKNDEVIEYGPFKDVPAFSQDAMKIHYENNSPFLTISSITRTIEVSHWGNIAVEETIDLRHTGAVLKGPFSRYDYQRQADSGISSVKSFKTILPASAQDVYYRDEIGNISTSHLQVLEDSVEVEVRPRFPLFGGWKTHYIIGYNLPSYEYLYTLGDQYALKMRLVDHVYDDQVIDQLTVKLILPEGARNVHLETPYPIVRGPDQLHYTYLDTFGRPVLVATKKNLVEHHIQDMVVHYTFNKILMMQEPLLVVGAFYILFFTVIVYVRLDFSITKDPAAEVRMKVASITEQVLTLVNKRLGLYRHMDDAVNRYKQSRDSGTLNSARKTLEAEHRALTNDITALQARLKAEGSDLAEKVGEVQKLDGQVKDLVCQSCQESERLVAGKVKKETYITSEKTLAGKRQELIARIDGLLDAL, via the exons ATGCAGAACAGAGGTACCGGTTTTCGTTTGCCATCTTGCCTTCTGCGGCTCGCTTGGCTGCTCTGTGCAGTTCGGGCGGACGGTTTGGTCAACGAGGAGGTGAGACGCACGCTCGACCTCAGCACGCACCTCGCTAAGGTGTCGGCGGAGGTGCTCGTGGCGAACCACGGAGCCTCGGCCGTGCAAAGCTTTACCCTCGCGCTGGAGTCCGACCTTGCGCCGCACCTCGCATACATCGGAGCGTCT GTGAAAGGTGACGAGGAGGAAGATAATTCCCTGGCGTTGAAGGAGACGTCCATCCAAGGCCGCAG TGGTACGTTCTTCCAGGTGCAGCTGCCCTCCGCACTGGCCGTGGGCGAGAAGCTGCGTGTCAAGGTGGAGACGGTGTTCACACACGTGCTCCACCCGTTCCCTAGCCACATCACCCAAGCGGAGAAGCAGCTGGTGGTGTTTCAGGGCAACCACTACCTGTACTCCCCGTACCCCACCCGCAGCCAGACCACCCGGGTCAGACTGGCCTCCAAAACTGTGGAAAGCTACACCAAGCTGGGCAACCCCAGCAAGAATGATGAGGTGATCGAGTACGGCCCGTTCAAGGATGTCCCAGCTTTCAGCCAG GACGCTATGAAGATCCACTACGAGAACAACAGCCCGTTCCTCACCATCAGCAGTATCACTCGCACAATCGAGGTCTCCCACTGGGGCAACATCGCCGTGGAGGAGACCATTGACCTGAGGCACACTGGTGCGGTGCTGAAGGGACCCTTCTCCCGCTACGACTACCAGCGACAGGCTGACAGCGGCATCTCCTCCGTCAAGTCGTTCAAG ACCATCCTCCCTGCCTCGGCTCAGGACGTGTACTACCGCGATGAGATCGGCAACATCTCCACCTCCCACCTGCAGGTGCTGGAGGACTCTGTCGAGGTCGAAGTCCGTCCCCGGTTCCCACTCTTCGGAGGCTGGAAGACGCACTACATCATTGGTTACAACCTGCCAAGCTACGAGTATCTCTACACCTTGG GTGACCAGTACGCCTTGAAAATGCGTCTGGTGGATCATGTCTATGATGACCAGGTTATCGACCAGCTCACCGTCAAACTGATTCTCCCCGAGGGAGCCAG AAACGTGCACTTGGAAACGCCCTACCCCATCGTGCGTGGCCCCGACCAGCTTCATTACACCTACCTGGACACGTTTGGCAGGCCTGTGCTGGTTGCCACCAAGAAGAACCTGGTGGAGCATCACATCCAGGACATGGTG GTTCACTACACCTTCAACAAGATCCTGATGATGCAGGAGCCGTTGCTCGTGGTCGGGGCGTTCTACATCCTCTTCTTCACCGTCATCGTTTACGTTCGCCTGGACTTCTCAATCACCAAG GATCCAGCGGCGGAGGTCCGCATGAAGGTGGCCTCTATCACAGAGCAGGTGCTGACGCTGGTCAACAAGCGTCTGGGCCTGTACCGGCACATGGATGACGCAGTGAACCGCTACAAGCAGTCGCGCGACTCCGGCACCCTCAACAGCGCCCGGAAGACGCTGGAGGCGGAGCACCGTGCCCTCACAAATGACATCACTGCTCTGCAGGCTCGGCTCAAGGCCGAGGGCTCGGATCTGGCAGAAAAG gTGGGGGAGGTACAGAAGCTGGATGGCCAGGTGAAGGACCTGGTGTGTCAGTCCTGTCAGGAGTCGGAGCGACTAGTGGCTGGGAAGGTGAAGAAGGAGACGTACATCACGTCAGAGAAAACGCTGGCTGGCAAGCGGCAGGAGCTCATTGCGCGCATCGACGGTCTGCTTGACGCCCTGTAA